A window of Paenibacillus sp. 19GGS1-52 contains these coding sequences:
- a CDS encoding protease — MLTLYLGCLALGVIFAIVSVLVGDLIGNALGGIFDLLSFDFLNSTVLAGGVTVFGGVGILLTRYSRLDTVPIMALALLSAVFIGVLLYLGVVKTMDKSEVSNGFSMRDLPGKIGEITVPIPAKGYGEIMVKFGAANSLHTAASFEHHSIPVGMKVVVVEVREGVALVTEFEDRRGEDF; from the coding sequence ATGCTAACGCTGTATTTGGGCTGCTTGGCGCTGGGCGTCATTTTTGCCATTGTCAGCGTTTTGGTGGGGGATCTGATCGGAAATGCACTGGGTGGGATCTTTGATCTGCTGTCCTTTGATTTCCTCAATTCCACTGTTCTGGCGGGGGGAGTGACCGTATTTGGCGGAGTAGGTATTCTACTTACACGCTACAGTAGGCTGGATACCGTACCAATCATGGCCCTTGCCCTGCTGAGCGCCGTCTTTATAGGGGTGCTCCTCTACCTTGGAGTTGTGAAGACGATGGACAAAAGCGAGGTGTCTAATGGCTTCTCCATGCGGGACCTGCCCGGGAAGATTGGGGAAATTACGGTCCCTATTCCCGCAAAGGGCTATGGCGAGATTATGGTGAAGTTCGGCGCAGCCAATAGTCTCCATACGGCGGCAAGCTTCGAGCACCACTCCATCCCAGTCGGGATGAAGGTTGTTGTAGTGGAAGTGCGTGAAGGCGTTGCTCTTGTAACTGAATTCGAAGATAGAAGGGGAGAGGATTTTTGA
- a CDS encoding flotillin family protein, protein MYFGIPDYMFIPAVVVAVLFVLGLAFWARFKTVGPDEGMIVTGAFLGKNHLSDDGSGRKIKIVRGGGTFILPIFQKAEFMSLLSHKLEITTPEVYTEQGVPVLADGVAIIKVGSSTEDIATAAEQFMGKPIESLKSSAQEVLEGHLRAILGTMTVEEVYSNRDRFAQEVQGVAARDLKKMGLQIVSFTIKDIRDKHGYLEALGKPRIAAVKRDAEIAEAQAVRDSRIQKAAAEEEGQKAELLRDTNIAEASKENQLKVAAFKRDQDTAKAEADQAYFIQEARGKQTVVEEQMKVELVRKMREIDLQDKEILIREKQYDAEVKKKSEADRYAVEQAAEADKSKRMREADALQYSIETQAKATSAQKRLEGQAAADAELAKGTADAEVIRLRGSAEAEAKEKLAEAFQKFGEAAILDIILKMLPELAGQIAKPLASIDKLTVVDTGNGAGAARVSNYVTELMSTAPEMLKSVSGIDVEELIRSLTHKSSGVLAGSAALAVPAALANSLSTPVVPTQASSRPLEGLGE, encoded by the coding sequence ATGTATTTTGGCATACCTGATTATATGTTTATTCCTGCAGTAGTAGTTGCTGTGCTGTTTGTGTTGGGGTTGGCCTTCTGGGCCCGCTTCAAAACCGTAGGACCGGATGAAGGAATGATTGTTACAGGCGCTTTTTTAGGCAAAAATCATCTTTCAGATGACGGATCGGGTCGGAAAATCAAAATTGTACGCGGCGGTGGGACTTTTATTTTACCCATATTTCAGAAAGCGGAATTTATGTCGCTGCTATCACACAAACTGGAAATCACAACGCCAGAGGTATATACCGAGCAGGGCGTTCCCGTTCTCGCTGATGGTGTCGCTATTATCAAAGTAGGCAGTTCTACAGAGGATATAGCTACGGCGGCGGAACAATTTATGGGTAAGCCTATCGAATCTCTAAAGAGCTCGGCGCAGGAAGTATTGGAGGGACATCTCAGAGCTATTCTGGGTACGATGACCGTAGAGGAAGTTTATAGTAATCGTGACCGATTCGCACAAGAGGTACAGGGAGTAGCGGCACGGGATCTCAAAAAAATGGGCTTGCAGATTGTTTCTTTTACGATCAAGGATATTCGTGACAAGCATGGTTATCTTGAAGCGCTGGGCAAGCCGCGTATTGCGGCAGTGAAACGGGATGCAGAAATTGCCGAAGCGCAGGCAGTACGTGATTCGCGGATTCAGAAGGCTGCGGCGGAAGAGGAGGGCCAGAAGGCAGAGCTGTTGCGCGATACGAACATTGCCGAAGCCTCCAAGGAGAATCAGTTAAAGGTTGCTGCCTTTAAGAGAGATCAGGATACAGCCAAGGCGGAAGCGGATCAGGCTTATTTTATTCAGGAAGCACGCGGCAAGCAAACCGTTGTCGAGGAGCAAATGAAGGTGGAACTGGTTCGTAAGATGCGGGAAATCGATTTGCAGGACAAAGAAATCTTGATTCGCGAGAAGCAATATGACGCTGAGGTGAAAAAGAAGTCTGAGGCTGACCGTTACGCAGTAGAGCAGGCAGCAGAAGCTGATAAGTCGAAGAGAATGCGCGAGGCAGACGCGCTTCAGTACAGTATTGAGACGCAGGCAAAAGCAACGTCGGCACAGAAACGTCTGGAGGGTCAGGCTGCAGCTGATGCTGAGTTAGCTAAAGGTACGGCAGATGCCGAGGTTATCCGTTTGCGTGGATCAGCAGAAGCCGAGGCTAAGGAAAAGCTGGCTGAGGCGTTCCAGAAATTTGGTGAAGCTGCGATTCTGGATATTATCTTAAAAATGCTGCCTGAACTGGCCGGTCAGATTGCCAAACCACTAGCTTCTATTGATAAATTGACTGTTGTTGATACTGGAAATGGTGCAGGCGCAGCTCGGGTAAGTAACTATGTGACTGAACTGATGTCAACCGCACCTGAAATGCTGAAAAGCGTATCCGGCATTGATGTGGAGGAACTGATCCGGAGTCTGACACATAAATCTTCAGGAGTGCTGGCAGGCAGCGCAGCTCTTGCTGTGCCAGCTGCACTAGCGAATTCGTTGTCAACACCAGTTGTGCCGACACAAGCTTCGAGCCGCCCACTGGAAGGGCTTGGAGAGTAA